A window from Oncorhynchus mykiss isolate Arlee chromosome 9, USDA_OmykA_1.1, whole genome shotgun sequence encodes these proteins:
- the sall4 gene encoding sal-like protein 4: protein MSRRKQAKPQQINSDDPGSSEKGVLQDGQTEEVGNEVKRFRMDTAKVCTKCGAEFFNEVEFLEHQNNCTKSHEAVIVKDGEGREVPAEVSQGDSPGDFQNDHRDCQPRSNCLSKSKAESMERMDDEEEPKINGAEQPPKQDQVEMSDSPRPEISHHQSQTSSKLQDSNVTLESMPGTKVAVTQHSSNVGLNNRRSAQTSQEALQAIPMILEQLVALQQQQIQQIHLTEQIRIQVAMMAPQSLHSVNGAAVDPLKALGAHLSQQLSAAAALISKRTSRQSLSIESLKQGKLPQSNSNPTSLAGGLGPMPSKADMLKGLPDLANRLPVLLPQSPGSKAFQSPFTGLSLGMDHSKKVKSKIPNMPESKNGSGCDSMYKHKCKYCGKTFGNDSGLQIHLRSHTGERPFKCNICGNRFTTKGNLKVHFQRHKEKYPHIRMNPHPVPEHLDNIPTSSGIPYGMSMPIEESNMVDMKPMLGIPSPGFHPSALQGFKPSFEGFKSDPFSQRPASSGSDGASISSNAFNHEMGSDQHHQVSNELMGALHHMNGKDPPGDHEGSETAKLQQMVDGLEKRTNDPNECYICHRVLSCQSSLKMHYRTHTGERPYKCKICGRAFSTKGNLKAHYSVHRANTPLKMQHSCPICQKKFTNAVVLQQHIRMHMGGQIPNTPMPETQLEASEEMNSPLPDEKSMDFNGFESMEDQYTELDSQEKPSKTSDSLPPSASEEPHQPHQAPQSSVFSSIAALENHMKNLTSSLNLQHQSSTASESNGVPPKESTSASESLREQEYQSGRSPTVSDPVSFHSSSPVNSHVGSSKSKSPELAFPEDYTRNRPRPDSDSGSQDASESNGALDLTAPSFTPKTIKEEPGLYFTNGEYAPSHLPPFLRVPSSLVQLEMQIPPESSMGMSSLFGSQMPQGAGGQPRDSSSAPRRSSKQHLCNSCGKNFSSASALQIHERTHTGEKPFGCTVCGRAFTTRGNLKVHVTTHMWNSSVRRGQRLSLDNPMALMAMSSESGNIMPPPKELDPQPMNFDQSLWNQYAAAFTNGLSMKTNEISVIQNGGMPGSLAGGPLFHSTGGLMEMDGSHSGLPATMAEIEKNGSESVAKSQFPHFMEEGKIAVN, encoded by the exons ATGTCGAGGCGTAAGCAAGCTAAACCACAGCAAATTAATTCCGATGATCCCGGTTCGTCAGAAAAGG GGGTTCTACAAGATGGTCAAACTGAAGAGGTTGGAAATGAGGTGAAGAGGTTTCGAATGGACACAGCAAAGGTCTGCACCAAATGTGGTGCTGAATTTTTCAACGAGGTTGAATTTCTCGAACATCAGAATAATTGCACTAAAAGTCACGAGGCAGTCATTGTGAAAGATGGCGAGGGGAGAGAAGTACCAGCGGAGGTCTCACAAGGAGACTCCCCTGGTGACTTCCAGAATGACCACAGGGACTGCCAGCCCAGAAGTAATTGTCTATCAAAGTCCAAAGCAGAGTCTATGGAAAGGATGGATGACGAGGAAGAACCTAAAATAAATGGTGCGGAACAACCACCCAAACAAGACCAGGTAGAGATGTCTGACAGTCCCAGGCCTGAAATTAGTCACCACCAGAGCCAGACCTCATCCAAACTCCAAGATTCAAATGTCACCTTGGAGTCCATGCCTGGCACCAAAGTGGCCGTCACTCAGCATTCATCGAACGTTGGTTTGAACAACCGCAGGTCTGCACAGACATCCCAGGAGGCCTTGCAAGCCATCCCCATGATCCTGGAACAGCTGGTGGCTCTTCAACAGCAGCAGATCCAACAGATCCACCTGACTGAGCAGATCCGTATCCAGGTGGCCATGATGGCTCCACAGAGCCTCCACTCTGTCAATGGGGCAGCAGTTGACCCTCTTAAAGCCCTAGGAGCTCACCTCTCTCAGCAGCTCTCTGCTGCAGCAGCCCTGATCAGTAAGAGGACTAGCCGCCAGAGTCTCTCGATAGAGTCCCTCAAACAGGGCAAACTACCCCAGTCCAACAGCAACCCCACCTCACTGGCTGGAGGACTGGGGCCAATGCCCTCCAAAGCTGATATGTTGAAGGGGCTTCCAGACCTGGCCAACCGCCTACCAGTGTTACTGCCTCAATCACCAGGCTCCAAGGCCTTTCAAAGTCCCTTCACTGGCCTCTCGTTAGGGATGGATCACTCTAAGAAAGTAAAGAGCAAGATCCCAAACATGCCGGAGTCTAAAAACGGGTCTGGTTGCGACAGCATGTACAAGCACAAGTGTAAGTACTGTGGGAAAACCTTTGGGAACGACAGCGGGCTCCAGATCCATTTGCGCTCGCACACTGGAGAAAGACCATTTAAATGTAACATCTGCGGAAACCGCTTCACAACCAAAGGAAACCTTAAAGTGCATTTCCAGAGACACAAGGAGAAGTACCCTCACATCAGGATGAACCCACACCCTGTGCCAGAACACCTTGACAACATTCCCACCAGCAGCGGCATTCCGTATGGCATGTCAATGCCAATTGAAGAATCCAACATGGTGGACATGAAGCCAATGCTTGGCATCCCATCTCCAGGTTTCCACCCATCAGCACTGCAGGGGTTCAAGCCTTCGTTTGAGGGTTTCAAGAGCGACCCGTTCTCCCAAAGACCGGCATCATCAGGAAGTGACGGAGCATCAATTTCCTCAAACGCGTTCAATCACGAAATGGGCTCTGATCAGCACCACCAGGTATCTAACGAGCTAATGGGAGCGCTGCATCACATGAACGGCAAAGACCCTCCCGGCGACCATGAAGGCTCTGAAACGGCCAAATTACAGCAGATGGTGGATGGGCTGGAGAAGAGGACCAATGACCCAAACGAGTGCTACATCTGCCACAGAGTGCTCAGCTGCCAAAGCTCCCTGAAGATGCATTACCGTACACACACGGGTGAGCGGCCCTACAAGTGTAAGATCTGCGGCCGTGCCTTCtccaccaagggcaacctcaaagCTCATTACAGTGTCCATCGGGCCAACACGCCCCTCAAGATGCAACACTCCTGCCCCATCTGCCAGAAGAAGTTCACCAATGCTGTGGTTCTCCAGCAGCACATCCGCATGCACATGGGAGGCCAGATCCCCAACACCCCCATGCCAGAGACTCAGTTAGAGGCCTCTGAAGAAATGAACTCCCCTCTGCCCGACGAGAAGTCCATGGACTTCAACGGCTTTGAGAGCATGGAAGACCAATACACAGAGCTTGACTCTCAGGAGAAACCAAGCAAAACCTCAGATTCTCTCCCACCATCTGCGTCTGAGGAACCGCACCAACCCCATCAGGCCCCTCAATCCTCTGTGTTCTCCAGCATAGCGGCACTGGAGAACCACATGAAGAACCTCACCTCATCTCTCAACCTGCAGCACCAAAGCAGCACCGCTTCAGAGAGCAATGGAGTGCCCCCCAAAGAGTCCACCTCAGCCTCCGAGAGCCTCCGGGAGCAAGAGTACCAGAGCGGCCGCAGCCCCACCGTCTCAGACCCTGTCTCCTTCCACTCCTCATCCCCAGTCAACAGCCATGTGGGAAGCAGCAAGTCAAAGTCCCCCGAGTTAGCCTTCCCTGAGGATTACACTCGGAACAGGCCTAGACCAGACTCTGACAGCGGCTCTCAGGATGCCAGTGAGTCCAATGGGGCTCTGGACCTGACGGCACCCAGCTTCACCCCAAAAACCATAAAAGAAGAGCCTGGCCTGTACTTCACTAATGGAGAGTATG CTCCCAGCCATTTGCCTCCTTTCCTGAGGGTGCCCTCCAGTCTGGTCCAATTGGAGATGCAGATTCCCCCAGAGAGCTCCATGGGCATGAGCTCTCTATTTGGCTCCCAGATGCCTCAGGGAGCAGGAGGGCAGCCAAGGGATAGCTCAAGTGCTCCCCGTAGATCCAGCAAGCAGCACCTGTGTAACTCCTGTGGCAAAAACTTCTCCTCTGCCAGTGCCCTGCAGATTCATGAGAGGacccacactggagagaagcccttCGGCTGCACCGTCTGTGGCAGGGCCTTCACCACTAGAGGCAACCTCAAG GTCCATGTTACAACTCACATGTGGAACAGCTCTGTGAGGCGTGGCCAGCGCCTCTCTCTGGACAACCCCATGGCCCTGATGGCCATGAGCTCAGAGTCTGGCAACATAATGCCACCTCCCAAGGAACTGGATCCTCAGCCAATGAACTTCGACCAGTCTCTGTGGAACCAGTATGCTGCTGCTTTCACCAACGGCTTGTCCATGAAGACTAACGAGATCTCTGTGATCCAAAATGGTGGTATGCCTGGTAGCCTGGCTGGTGGTCCTCTGTTCCATTCGACTGGAGGCCTGATGGAAATGGATGGGTCCCACTCTGGCCTGCCTGCCACCATGGCAGAGATTGAGAAGAATGGCTCAGAGAGTGTGGCCAAATCTCAGTTCCCACATTTCATGGAGGAAGGGAAAATTGCAGTGAACTAG